The following are encoded together in the Nitrospiria bacterium genome:
- a CDS encoding hydrogenase, producing the protein MAIHPDIGSQLVNFCSALLLLTCFAIIAQRRLSACVDLFALQSVFLAVTAALVAFLTGAYHIYVAAALTVVIKVVVLPRILKAVIERLNVKRELELNINIPSSLLVCGALVILAFYITQPIISLGFLLTQDSLAIALAIVLIGFFTMIARKKAVTQVIGFLVIENGLFLGATAAAYGMPLIVELGVFFDVLVAGLIVGIYTHRLQDTFDSVDTTKLTALKE; encoded by the coding sequence ATGGCCATCCACCCCGATATTGGTTCCCAGCTTGTGAATTTCTGCTCCGCGCTGCTGTTGCTGACCTGTTTTGCGATCATCGCGCAGCGGCGCCTGTCCGCCTGCGTGGACCTGTTCGCGCTGCAGTCCGTTTTTCTGGCCGTGACGGCCGCCCTCGTCGCCTTCCTGACCGGGGCGTATCACATCTATGTCGCGGCCGCTCTGACGGTCGTCATCAAGGTGGTGGTCCTTCCGCGCATTCTGAAAGCCGTGATCGAGCGTCTGAACGTCAAACGGGAGCTGGAACTCAACATCAACATCCCCTCCTCGCTCCTCGTCTGCGGCGCGTTGGTCATTCTGGCGTTCTATATCACGCAGCCGATTATCAGTCTGGGCTTCCTCCTGACCCAGGATTCCCTGGCAATCGCTCTCGCCATTGTACTCATCGGTTTCTTTACGATGATCGCAAGGAAAAAAGCGGTGACCCAGGTGATCGGTTTCCTGGTGATCGAGAACGGGCTGTTTCTGGGGGCGACGGCGGCGGCTTACGGGATGCCGTTGATCGTGGAACTCGGGGTGTTCTTCGACGTCCTCGTGGCCGGACTGATCGTCGGGATCTACACCCACCGGCTTCAGGACACCTTCGACAGCGTGGACACCACCAAGCTCACGGCGTTAAAGGAGTAA
- a CDS encoding NADH-quinone oxidoreductase subunit C, with protein sequence MMKRDEAIESITKSFGSKIIGVDHSREIPVLTAAKQDIPAIAFHIHGAPDLRGTLSLQWAVDLRPRQAAYRIYYLFALDGGPWLILQTELSGEDRLFPSITPRIHAAKWYEREIRDMFGLIAEGHPDLRRLVRHEHWPKGTHPLKKDFPWNHVMGRQVGEYRFRQIEGEGVFEVPVGPIHAGIIEPGHFRFSVAGEPIMQLEVRHFWKHRGVEKLFENLMWSEGVALSERVSGDTSFGHGLCYCQAVEALSGVQVPARAEYLRTLFLELERLHNHIGDVGAICNDAAYALALAHCGRMKERIMQLNDRLTGSRFLRGVNVIGGTAVDLSGDGAKRIEHAVEEIQEDFSDLSRILFHNASLTDRLETTGILKERTARDHGVMGLVGRAAGIDRDVRRDRPFAAYGRLAFKVPIYRYGDVRARLRVRIDEVQETIALIRQALENLPAGPTSAAMPPAPRPGDWALSAVEGWRGEILYFVMAGEEGKIHRCKVRDPSFVIWPAIQFAVLGNIIPDFPLINKSFDLSYAGNDL encoded by the coding sequence ATGATGAAGCGGGATGAAGCGATCGAATCCATAACAAAATCTTTTGGATCCAAGATTATTGGAGTGGACCATAGCCGTGAGATCCCGGTTCTGACGGCGGCCAAACAGGACATTCCGGCGATCGCCTTCCACATTCACGGCGCCCCCGATTTGCGGGGCACGCTTTCTTTGCAATGGGCCGTGGATTTGAGACCCCGGCAGGCCGCGTACCGCATCTATTACCTGTTTGCATTGGACGGGGGGCCGTGGCTGATTCTTCAGACGGAGCTTTCCGGAGAAGACCGTCTGTTCCCCTCGATCACGCCCCGCATTCACGCGGCGAAGTGGTACGAACGGGAAATCCGGGACATGTTCGGCCTGATCGCGGAAGGGCATCCGGATCTCCGGCGTCTGGTCCGGCACGAGCATTGGCCGAAAGGAACGCACCCCTTAAAAAAAGATTTTCCCTGGAATCATGTCATGGGTCGTCAAGTGGGAGAATACCGTTTCCGGCAGATCGAAGGGGAGGGCGTGTTTGAAGTGCCGGTCGGGCCGATTCATGCCGGGATCATCGAGCCGGGGCATTTCCGGTTTTCGGTGGCCGGCGAGCCGATCATGCAGTTGGAGGTCCGGCACTTTTGGAAACATCGGGGCGTTGAAAAACTTTTCGAGAACCTCATGTGGTCGGAAGGCGTTGCGCTTTCGGAGCGGGTTTCGGGCGACACGTCGTTCGGGCACGGCCTCTGTTACTGTCAGGCGGTTGAGGCGCTTTCTGGAGTTCAGGTCCCTGCGCGGGCGGAGTATCTCCGGACCCTTTTCCTTGAGCTGGAGCGGCTGCACAATCATATCGGCGACGTCGGCGCGATCTGCAACGACGCGGCCTATGCGCTGGCCCTGGCCCACTGCGGCCGGATGAAGGAGCGGATCATGCAGCTCAACGATCGTCTCACCGGCAGCCGCTTTCTGCGCGGGGTGAACGTCATCGGGGGGACCGCCGTGGACCTATCGGGCGACGGCGCAAAGAGGATCGAACACGCGGTGGAAGAGATTCAGGAGGATTTTTCCGACCTGTCACGGATACTCTTTCATAACGCATCGCTCACCGACCGCCTGGAGACGACGGGGATCCTCAAAGAGCGCACCGCAAGGGATCACGGCGTGATGGGTCTGGTCGGCCGCGCCGCGGGCATCGACCGGGACGTCCGACGGGACCGGCCCTTCGCGGCCTACGGCCGCCTTGCCTTCAAGGTTCCGATTTACCGTTACGGCGATGTCCGGGCCCGTCTGCGGGTGCGAATCGACGAGGTGCAAGAGACGATCGCTTTGATTCGGCAGGCGCTTGAGAACCTGCCGGCCGGGCCGACTTCCGCTGCGATGCCGCCGGCGCCGCGTCCCGGCGACTGGGCCCTCTCGGCCGTGGAAGGATGGCGGGGCGAGATTCTTTATTTCGTGATGGCCGGCGAGGAGGGGAAGATCCACCGATGCAAGGTGCGGGACCCTTCGTTTGTGATCTGGCCGGCGATTCAGTTTGCCGTGCTGGGGAATATTATCCCGGATTTTCCGCTGATCAATAAAAGTTTTGATCTTTCCTATGCCGGAAACGATTTATAA
- a CDS encoding NADH-quinone oxidoreductase subunit B family protein: MFRIIRKSLKTGKVTGRYPAPTQPGPDVSDAVRRKASAFGRSLTIREVDTGSCNGCEMEMNALMNPVYDAERFGIHIAASPRHADALVVTGPVTANMEKALKDVHAATPDPKLVIALGDCACDCGMFKGSYAVTGPVERHIPVDVKISGCPPRPSEILDALRKVQGRQS; the protein is encoded by the coding sequence GTGTTCAGGATCATCCGGAAAAGCTTGAAGACCGGGAAGGTGACCGGACGGTACCCGGCGCCGACCCAACCCGGGCCGGACGTCTCGGATGCGGTTCGCCGGAAGGCCTCGGCGTTCGGCCGGTCGCTCACGATTCGGGAGGTGGACACCGGCTCCTGCAACGGCTGCGAGATGGAGATGAACGCGCTGATGAACCCCGTTTACGACGCGGAACGGTTCGGCATCCATATCGCGGCCTCTCCCCGCCATGCGGACGCGCTCGTGGTCACCGGTCCCGTCACGGCGAATATGGAGAAAGCTCTGAAAGACGTTCATGCCGCGACGCCGGATCCGAAATTGGTGATCGCGCTGGGCGACTGCGCCTGCGATTGCGGGATGTTCAAGGGGAGTTATGCCGTGACCGGTCCGGTCGAGCGGCACATTCCGGTGGACGTCAAGATTTCGGGCTGCCCGCCGCGCCCGTCCGAAATCCTCGATGCGCTGCGGAAGGTTCAGGGTCGTCAATCGTAA
- a CDS encoding VIT1/CCC1 transporter family protein, whose translation MNKNNPSSHDPRLARALILDELFDLTLYKSLRGISGPDLQTMLDELISIETQHFAFWQRFFDTTVSGLDFPRRFRLGLIVLTCRLFGATAVHLVLEAIEVYGVRKYLSIWERYKDGPLGVAVKGILEDEFKHEDEIVGRMAERKINPERIRNIFLGFNDGLVEILGAVSGFFAALGAASLVLIAGLTTAAAGSLSMAAGAYVAASSENEMRRTERGRKRFLGEDAGPSGTEEPAFSSALIVGAGYFVGAAVPILPVLFGAKTALISIFTGGVTVILVSMLLAFLSGMNIRKRILMNLVIIAAAVGITYGIGMIVRTLFGIAV comes from the coding sequence ATGAATAAAAACAATCCGTCGTCCCATGATCCCCGCCTGGCCCGAGCCCTGATTCTGGATGAGTTGTTCGACCTGACGCTTTACAAATCGCTGCGCGGGATTTCGGGCCCCGATTTACAGACGATGCTGGACGAGTTGATCTCGATCGAAACCCAGCACTTCGCCTTCTGGCAGCGCTTTTTCGATACGACGGTGTCCGGCCTCGATTTCCCGCGCCGGTTCAGACTCGGGCTGATCGTCCTGACCTGCCGGTTGTTCGGCGCGACCGCGGTCCACCTGGTTCTCGAAGCGATCGAGGTGTACGGCGTCCGCAAGTATCTTTCAATTTGGGAAAGATACAAGGACGGGCCGCTGGGCGTCGCGGTGAAAGGAATTCTGGAGGACGAATTCAAGCACGAGGACGAGATCGTCGGCCGGATGGCGGAGCGGAAGATCAACCCGGAGCGCATCCGCAACATCTTCCTCGGATTCAACGACGGGCTGGTCGAGATTCTCGGGGCGGTGAGCGGGTTCTTCGCGGCCCTGGGAGCGGCGTCGCTGGTGCTGATCGCCGGGCTGACCACCGCCGCGGCCGGTTCGTTGTCCATGGCGGCGGGGGCCTATGTCGCGGCCAGTTCCGAGAACGAGATGCGGAGAACGGAACGGGGCCGGAAACGGTTCCTCGGCGAGGACGCGGGGCCGTCCGGGACGGAAGAACCCGCGTTCTCCTCGGCCCTCATCGTCGGTGCGGGTTATTTCGTCGGCGCGGCCGTTCCGATCCTTCCTGTCCTGTTCGGTGCGAAGACCGCCCTGATTTCGATCTTCACCGGGGGCGTTACGGTCATTCTGGTCTCGATGCTCCTCGCGTTCCTGTCCGGCATGAATATCCGAAAACGCATCCTGATGAATCTGGTCATCATCGCGGCCGCCGTTGGAATCACCTACGGGATCGGGATGATCGTACGGACCCTTTTTGGCATCGCGGTGTAA
- a CDS encoding hydrogenase 4 subunit F: protein MDPALIGMIAAPLFSALLSLATKSRRSMERLQLGHAVVLWAAMAAVVAGVAAGDDVSFGSLLRADALSAFMDLMLAFVGGTALFYAVGYMGEKLSRGEVEFLRYRRFFVYFDLFLFAMVLAVNLDNIALMWIAIEGSTLSAALLINFERTKTALEAGWKYIILSFVGIALALFGTVLVYYASEHVLGVRMEALQWSALHRVASDLNPTALELAFIFIVIGYGTKAGIAPMHAWLPDAHAEAPTPISAVLSGLMLNLGLYAVLRLKTIVDPAVGSEFAGSIMVGLGLLSMTIAATFMLIQRDYKRFFAYSSIEHVGIVLVGFGVGGAAGVFGGLFHMINHALAKSTAFYAAGRVLLRYGHKNIEGVTGLLRQMPLVGGAMLLAALALAGMPPFGLFISEFLIAAGAYDERPWVAYLFLGLLAVAFAALVYQVFRMVLGEPKETGRPMTPGGGRLTAAALAAHLVAMGYIGMHMPGFLRALFIPMSHIFHAVAEIP from the coding sequence ATGGATCCGGCCCTGATCGGGATGATCGCCGCCCCGTTGTTCTCCGCTCTGTTGAGCTTGGCCACGAAAAGTCGGAGGTCCATGGAGCGGCTTCAACTGGGTCATGCCGTGGTGTTGTGGGCCGCCATGGCCGCGGTCGTCGCCGGCGTCGCTGCGGGTGACGATGTGTCGTTCGGATCCCTTCTGCGCGCCGATGCCCTGAGCGCATTTATGGATCTCATGCTCGCCTTCGTGGGAGGAACGGCGCTGTTCTATGCCGTCGGCTACATGGGAGAAAAACTCTCGCGCGGGGAGGTGGAGTTTCTGCGCTACCGGCGCTTCTTTGTCTATTTCGATCTGTTTTTGTTCGCGATGGTGCTCGCGGTCAATCTCGATAATATCGCCCTGATGTGGATCGCTATCGAGGGTTCGACCCTCTCGGCCGCTCTCCTGATCAACTTCGAGAGAACCAAAACGGCGTTGGAGGCGGGCTGGAAATACATCATCCTCAGTTTCGTCGGAATCGCGCTGGCCCTGTTCGGCACCGTCCTGGTCTATTATGCCTCGGAACATGTTCTGGGGGTCCGAATGGAGGCTCTGCAGTGGAGCGCGTTGCACCGCGTCGCATCGGACCTGAACCCGACCGCGCTGGAGCTGGCCTTCATTTTTATCGTGATCGGATACGGCACCAAGGCCGGAATTGCGCCCATGCATGCCTGGCTGCCGGATGCGCACGCCGAGGCGCCCACGCCGATCAGCGCCGTCTTGTCCGGTCTCATGCTCAACCTGGGGCTCTACGCCGTGCTCCGGCTCAAAACCATTGTCGACCCGGCCGTCGGGTCGGAATTCGCGGGATCCATCATGGTGGGGTTGGGACTGTTGTCCATGACGATCGCCGCGACCTTCATGCTGATCCAGCGCGATTACAAGCGGTTCTTCGCCTATTCCAGCATCGAGCACGTCGGGATCGTCCTGGTGGGTTTCGGGGTCGGAGGGGCGGCCGGCGTTTTCGGAGGTTTGTTTCACATGATCAATCATGCGCTGGCCAAGTCCACGGCATTTTACGCCGCCGGCCGTGTGCTGCTTCGATATGGACACAAGAACATCGAGGGCGTCACCGGTCTTTTACGGCAGATGCCGCTGGTCGGCGGAGCGATGCTTCTGGCCGCGCTGGCGCTGGCCGGGATGCCGCCGTTCGGCCTGTTCATCAGCGAGTTTCTGATCGCCGCCGGCGCTTATGACGAACGACCGTGGGTCGCGTATCTCTTCCTGGGTCTTCTCGCCGTGGCATTTGCCGCACTCGTGTATCAGGTCTTTCGGATGGTCCTCGGTGAACCGAAGGAGACGGGTCGTCCAATGACGCCGGGCGGCGGCCGTTTGACCGCCGCCGCGCTCGCGGCCCATCTCGTGGCGATGGGTTATATCGGAATGCATATGCCGGGATTTCTCCGGGCGCTCTTCATTCCGATGTCGCACATTTTCCATGCCGTGGCGGAGATCCCATGA
- a CDS encoding ATP-binding protein, which translates to MRKKTLLSWSSGKDSAWTLHLLRQRNDIEVVGLFTTVNAEFRRVAMHAVRLELLERQAEAVGLPLETLNIPHPCSNLQYESVMKAFVDASRGRGIRCMAFGDLFLQDIRAYREEKLKETGITPLFPLWEIPTDRLARQMILEGLRAYVTCVDPKKLPARFAGREFGSAFLDELPESIDPCGEYGEFHTFAVDGPMFRTPIGIRVGEVVERDGFVFADLRPQEA; encoded by the coding sequence ATGCGTAAGAAAACCCTGCTGAGCTGGAGCAGCGGGAAGGACAGCGCCTGGACGCTGCATCTGCTCCGGCAGCGGAACGACATCGAAGTGGTCGGATTGTTCACGACGGTTAATGCCGAGTTCCGGCGCGTGGCGATGCATGCGGTTCGTCTGGAGCTGCTCGAACGCCAGGCGGAGGCGGTCGGGCTTCCGCTTGAGACTTTGAACATTCCCCATCCCTGCAGCAATCTCCAGTACGAATCGGTGATGAAGGCGTTTGTCGACGCATCGCGCGGAAGAGGAATACGCTGCATGGCCTTCGGAGACCTCTTCCTTCAGGACATCCGGGCCTACCGGGAGGAAAAATTGAAGGAGACCGGCATCACGCCGCTTTTCCCGCTTTGGGAAATTCCGACCGACCGCCTGGCCCGGCAGATGATCTTGGAAGGCCTGCGCGCCTACGTCACCTGCGTCGATCCGAAAAAACTTCCGGCCCGTTTCGCGGGACGGGAATTCGGATCGGCGTTCCTGGACGAGCTTCCGGAATCGATCGACCCCTGCGGCGAGTACGGCGAGTTTCACACCTTTGCCGTGGACGGGCCGATGTTTCGAACCCCGATCGGGATTCGCGTCGGCGAGGTCGTCGAACGCGACGGGTTTGTTTTTGCCGACCTTCGGCCGCAAGAGGCATAA
- a CDS encoding NADH-quinone oxidoreductase subunit H: protein MLEAVLIIVVQAVVILAVSPFPVGLIRKVKAHLQCRRGPSLLQPYYDMAKLFRKDVVASTHTSWIFTATPYILFASTLAAALLVPVFVSQVPLNFAGDIITVVYLLAIGTFFLILAGLDAGSAFGGMGGSREAIVAALTEPAMILSIFAVGLTAGSTNLSTIVHKTALLQGVVTDPPPHLMALAALFIVTLAETGRVPVDNPATHLELTMIHEAMILEYSGRYLALVEWASAMKLLLFLTLLSNIFAPWGIATEAAPVWMGFGLAVWWVKISVLAALIGVIESMFAKLRLFRVTDFLGLAFILSLLAIIFFYILRG from the coding sequence ATGTTGGAAGCCGTTTTAATCATCGTTGTTCAAGCCGTCGTGATTCTTGCGGTCTCGCCGTTCCCGGTCGGGCTGATCCGGAAGGTGAAGGCCCATCTTCAGTGCCGTCGGGGCCCGAGCCTCCTGCAGCCCTACTATGATATGGCCAAACTGTTCCGCAAGGACGTGGTGGCCTCGACCCACACGTCCTGGATCTTTACCGCCACGCCGTACATTCTTTTTGCCTCCACGCTTGCGGCGGCCCTCCTCGTTCCGGTCTTTGTATCGCAGGTTCCGCTCAATTTCGCGGGGGATATCATCACCGTGGTCTATCTTCTCGCCATCGGAACCTTCTTTCTCATCCTCGCCGGGCTGGACGCCGGCTCCGCATTCGGGGGCATGGGCGGCAGCCGGGAGGCGATCGTGGCCGCGCTGACCGAGCCGGCGATGATTCTGTCCATCTTCGCGGTCGGTCTGACGGCCGGTTCCACCAACCTGAGCACGATCGTTCACAAGACGGCTCTTCTGCAGGGAGTCGTGACGGATCCTCCGCCGCATCTGATGGCCCTTGCGGCGCTGTTCATCGTGACCCTCGCCGAGACCGGGCGGGTTCCGGTGGACAATCCCGCGACGCACCTGGAGTTGACCATGATCCATGAGGCGATGATCTTAGAGTATTCGGGCCGGTATCTCGCCCTGGTCGAGTGGGCCTCCGCGATGAAGCTGCTGCTGTTTCTGACCCTGCTCAGCAACATCTTTGCCCCGTGGGGAATCGCGACGGAAGCGGCGCCGGTCTGGATGGGATTCGGGCTTGCGGTCTGGTGGGTCAAGATTTCCGTATTGGCCGCGCTCATCGGCGTCATTGAATCCATGTTCGCGAAGCTCCGGCTCTTTCGCGTGACGGATTTTCTGGGGCTGGCGTTTATTCTCTCGCTCCTGGCGATCATCTTCTTTTATATCTTGAGAGGCTGA
- a CDS encoding proton-conducting transporter membrane subunit, with amino-acid sequence MSAVALLLIAPLAAGFASLGARRPRILHGINLTVMLILIGAEAVLIRRVLREGNFTLFNGLMAVDALSGFILFVITVIGFSSALYTRTYFEHYRKEGIVTPARMSRYFFLFHLFVFAMNLAVLANSLGILWVAIEGTTLATTFLINFFKRKTSLEAGWKYLILCSVGIALALFGTVLMYMSSVRALGEGHATLNITELMRVAAQLDPHAVKLAFVFILVGYGTKVGLVPMHTWVPEAYSEAPAPVVAMLAGVLETVAVYAVLRCKMVVDATVSPGYAGNFLLALGFLSFVTAALFMLVQRDYKRLFAYSSIEHMGIAMVGFGAGGFLGTFGGLFHLLNHALAKSLAFFAAGRLFIRFETREIASVRGVFKVQPLTAAALLAASLALVGMPPLSMFVSEFSVAAALATQAYGADTIHIGHFLTITVADEVRDLGLVFFFMIVAVVVFGGLMFRVMKMVWGDPPSGIGTGETWGWGHLSLVLNIGALLILGFLMPEPLKRLMSLAVATISTE; translated from the coding sequence ATGAGCGCGGTCGCGCTTCTTTTGATCGCCCCGCTGGCCGCCGGATTCGCCAGTCTCGGCGCCCGGCGCCCCCGGATTTTGCACGGCATCAACCTGACGGTGATGCTGATCCTGATCGGGGCCGAGGCCGTGCTCATCCGGCGGGTCCTCCGCGAGGGGAATTTCACGCTTTTTAACGGCTTGATGGCGGTCGACGCGCTCTCGGGCTTCATTCTCTTCGTGATCACCGTCATCGGGTTTTCATCCGCCCTGTATACCCGGACGTATTTCGAGCACTACCGGAAGGAAGGGATCGTGACCCCGGCCCGGATGAGCCGATACTTCTTTCTGTTTCACCTGTTCGTGTTTGCCATGAATCTGGCCGTCCTGGCCAACAGTCTCGGGATTCTTTGGGTGGCGATCGAGGGAACGACCCTGGCGACGACGTTCCTGATCAACTTTTTCAAACGAAAGACCTCGCTCGAAGCCGGATGGAAGTATCTCATTCTATGCTCGGTGGGGATCGCCCTCGCGCTGTTTGGAACGGTGCTGATGTACATGTCCTCCGTCCGGGCCTTGGGGGAGGGCCATGCCACGTTGAACATCACCGAGCTGATGCGGGTTGCGGCGCAGCTGGACCCGCATGCGGTGAAGCTGGCCTTCGTGTTCATCCTCGTGGGCTACGGCACCAAAGTCGGCCTGGTCCCGATGCACACCTGGGTTCCGGAGGCCTATAGCGAGGCGCCGGCCCCGGTGGTCGCCATGCTGGCGGGTGTTCTGGAAACGGTGGCGGTCTACGCCGTTCTTCGGTGCAAGATGGTGGTGGACGCGACGGTCTCGCCGGGGTATGCGGGTAATTTTCTGTTGGCGCTCGGATTTCTTTCTTTCGTCACGGCCGCGCTGTTCATGCTGGTGCAGCGGGATTACAAGCGCTTGTTCGCGTATTCGAGCATCGAGCACATGGGCATCGCGATGGTCGGGTTCGGCGCGGGCGGGTTTCTCGGCACGTTCGGCGGCCTCTTCCATCTTTTAAACCACGCTCTCGCCAAGTCCCTGGCCTTTTTCGCGGCCGGCCGTCTTTTCATCCGGTTCGAAACCCGCGAGATCGCCTCGGTGCGGGGCGTCTTCAAGGTCCAGCCGCTGACGGCCGCGGCCCTCCTTGCGGCGTCGCTGGCGCTGGTGGGGATGCCGCCGCTATCGATGTTTGTGAGCGAGTTCTCGGTCGCGGCTGCCCTGGCGACGCAGGCCTACGGCGCCGACACGATTCATATCGGACATTTTTTGACGATCACCGTTGCCGATGAGGTTCGGGATCTGGGACTGGTCTTCTTTTTCATGATCGTCGCGGTGGTCGTGTTCGGAGGGCTTATGTTTCGCGTGATGAAGATGGTCTGGGGAGATCCGCCTTCCGGAATCGGGACGGGAGAAACTTGGGGGTGGGGGCATCTGTCCCTCGTCCTCAACATCGGGGCGCTGCTGATTCTGGGGTTTCTGATGCCGGAGCCTCTGAAACGGCTGATGAGCCTGGCCGTGGCGACAATTTCAACGGAGTGA